The following coding sequences are from one Triticum aestivum cultivar Chinese Spring chromosome 5A, IWGSC CS RefSeq v2.1, whole genome shotgun sequence window:
- the LOC123104628 gene encoding uncharacterized protein, which produces MAFTARMKDLMRKYGKVALGVHVSVSVASVSGMYVAINNNVDVDAIFRKIGISAPGTAAADAALPAPAPAPGAGDGALPNPAPSVVVGQEAPRNRTGELAASSGGALALAILCNKALFPVRVPITIALTPPIARLLARWKLVKSLKQT; this is translated from the coding sequence ATGGCGTTCACCGCGCGCATGAAGGACCTCATGAGGAAGTACGGCAAGGTGGCCCTCGGCGTCCacgtctccgtctccgtcgcctCCGTCTCCGGTATGTACGTCGCCATTAACAACAACGTCGACGTCGACGCCATCTTCCGCAAGATCGGCATCAGCGCCCccggcaccgccgccgccgacgcggccctccccgcccccgcccccgcccccggcgCCGGCGACGGGGCCCTCCCGAACCCCGCCCCCTCCGTCGTCGTCGGCCAGGAGGCGCCGCGGAACCGGACCGGGGAGCTCGCGGCGTCCAGCGGCGGCGCGCTCGCGCTCGCCATCCTCTGCAACAAGGCCCTGTTCCCCGTCAGGGTCCCCATCACCATCGCGCTCACGCCGCCCATCGCCAGGCTCCTCGCCCGCTGGAAGCTCGTCAAGAGCCTCAAGCAGACCTGA
- the LOC123107572 gene encoding uncharacterized protein, translating into MRHHLRRTTPRPCLRRPSHREEDYAKLGSGAGLYVEPPSAASALHTDAPSSVSIGSAPSSTDHWCYASTCSVTPWHSSVRPHPTLSPESFHIGVNYKLNTDRAGGTLWNTKLLDKLWHEIARPLI; encoded by the exons ATGCGTCATCACCTCAGGCGGACGACGCCACGGCCATGTCTTCGTCGCCCCTCCCACCGCGAGGAAGATTACGCCAAGCTAGGCAGCGGCGCTGGGCTGTACGTGGAGCCTCCGTCAGCCGCCTCCGCCCTCCATACTGATGCTCCATCCTCTGTTTCGATTGGCTCTGCTCCAAGTTCGACAGACCACTGGTGCTACGCCTCGACCTGCTCTGTCACTCCATGGCACTCCTCCGTCAGACCCCATCCAACCTT GAGTCCAGAGTCCTTCCATATAGGAGTTAATTACAAACTGAACACAGA TAGGGCTGGTGGCACTCTATGGAATACAAAGCTACTTGATAAGTTATGGCATGAAATTGCCCGGCCTTTGATATAA